In Desulfosediminicola ganghwensis, a single window of DNA contains:
- a CDS encoding ABC transporter permease, with protein MKQHLRLGLLIFLTPVLLWLVLLILIPHIELLLMSLRGTNDYGEPSWTLYNYRSFFSEEIYWYTFARTATYAITVTILTFLVTFPVAFYITKIVSPRFTGFLTILLLMPFWVSELVRVYGWMILLRESGVLNHLLLSIGIINTPIEMLYNDITMVMGLVYTSMLFMVVPLISSLEGMDDSMIEAAHDLGASPLTIFFKIIIPYAAPGITSGSIVVFMLTLGNYLTPNLMGGKNSLWFTEQIYNQFIASFNWNQGAAFGFLLLLLSSIIIWTGLKISRQELGRALS; from the coding sequence ATGAAGCAACATCTTCGCCTCGGATTATTGATTTTTCTGACCCCGGTACTGCTCTGGCTGGTATTGCTGATTCTCATCCCCCATATCGAGCTGCTGCTTATGTCGCTACGCGGCACCAATGATTATGGGGAACCAAGCTGGACCTTGTATAACTACCGTTCCTTCTTCAGCGAAGAGATCTACTGGTACACCTTTGCCCGCACCGCAACATACGCGATCACTGTCACCATCCTCACCTTTCTGGTGACTTTTCCGGTAGCCTTTTACATCACCAAGATTGTCTCCCCCAGATTTACCGGCTTTCTCACTATCCTGTTGCTGATGCCCTTCTGGGTCAGTGAACTGGTCCGGGTGTATGGCTGGATGATCCTGCTGCGCGAGAGTGGAGTGCTCAACCACCTGCTGCTCTCCATCGGTATTATCAATACCCCCATAGAAATGCTCTACAACGACATAACCATGGTGATGGGCCTGGTATACACCTCGATGCTCTTTATGGTGGTTCCACTCATCTCTTCCCTGGAAGGTATGGACGATTCAATGATCGAGGCCGCTCACGATCTCGGTGCTTCGCCTCTGACCATCTTTTTCAAGATCATAATCCCCTATGCTGCACCAGGTATCACTTCCGGCTCCATTGTGGTGTTTATGCTGACTCTCGGCAACTATCTCACTCCGAACCTGATGGGAGGCAAAAACTCACTCTGGTTCACCGAGCAGATCTACAATCAGTTCATTGCCAGCTTCAACTGGAACCAGGGCGCCGCCTTCGGCTTCCTGCTCTTGCTGCTCAGCTCAATAATCATCTGGACCGGCCTTAAAATCAGCAGGCAGGAATTGGGGAGGGCCTTATCATGA
- a CDS encoding ABC transporter ATP-binding protein, with product MPPVLDIQNLIKQFDTFTAVDNINFQVEEGSFFSILGPSGCGKTTLLRMIAGFLSPSSGKIAIRGRNMVGVPPNKRPVNLVFQNLALFPMMNVRDNIAFGLKRQGLPSSEIVKKVETMLERVHLTGYGDKDITQLSGGQKQRVAIARSLVLEPSLLLLDEPLGALDLKLREQMKIELKKLQDDFGTTFMYITHDQSEALVMSDKVAVMNNGRFEQIDSPTNLYRHPESRFVASFVGETNTLPVQKLQNNPLTVRTAFGLEMQAVADGQLTDELDLFIRPEAIILNPAEELEGIHRFLLKVRNILFDGSNTKFLATVENADTEVELTVALPQNEQFAHIKRGDILSAGVHRDSCRCYRRREQA from the coding sequence ATGCCTCCAGTTCTCGATATCCAGAATCTTATTAAACAATTCGACACCTTCACAGCCGTAGATAACATCAACTTTCAGGTTGAAGAAGGCAGTTTTTTCTCAATTCTCGGTCCCTCCGGCTGCGGAAAAACCACCCTGCTTCGAATGATTGCGGGTTTTCTCTCACCTTCTTCCGGAAAAATTGCCATTCGTGGCCGTAATATGGTCGGGGTGCCGCCCAACAAGCGACCGGTCAATCTGGTCTTTCAGAATCTGGCGCTTTTCCCGATGATGAATGTTCGCGACAATATCGCCTTCGGCCTTAAACGGCAGGGACTTCCTTCATCGGAGATTGTTAAAAAGGTGGAGACGATGTTGGAACGCGTTCACCTTACAGGCTATGGAGACAAGGATATTACGCAGCTCTCCGGTGGTCAGAAGCAGAGGGTTGCCATCGCCCGTTCCCTGGTTTTAGAACCCTCGCTGCTGCTTCTGGATGAACCCCTGGGAGCGCTTGATCTCAAACTTCGTGAACAAATGAAGATTGAGCTGAAAAAACTGCAGGATGATTTCGGCACCACCTTCATGTACATTACCCACGACCAGTCTGAAGCCCTGGTGATGTCGGATAAGGTAGCTGTTATGAATAACGGTCGCTTCGAACAGATCGACAGCCCGACCAACCTCTATCGCCACCCGGAGAGCCGTTTTGTCGCGAGCTTTGTCGGTGAGACCAATACGCTCCCGGTTCAAAAGCTGCAGAATAATCCTCTTACGGTACGTACCGCCTTCGGCCTTGAAATGCAGGCCGTGGCAGATGGCCAACTCACAGACGAACTGGACCTCTTCATCCGCCCCGAAGCTATCATCTTGAACCCGGCCGAAGAGCTGGAAGGCATCCACAGGTTCCTGCTCAAAGTAAGAAACATCCTCTTCGATGGCTCCAACACCAAATTTCTCGCCACTGTCGAAAATGCCGATACAGAGGTTGAACTCACCGTGGCACTGCCCCAGAATGAACAGTTCGCCCACATAAAACGAGGCGATATTCTCAGTGCCGGTGTACATCGTGACAGTTGTCGATGCTACAGGCGGAGGGAACAGGCATGA
- a CDS encoding extracellular solute-binding protein, which translates to MKRLLTFASVALIGLATTAQAQDTLKILTWKGYAPQELVEKFEKETGMKVELTFSNNEEMIAKLRATRGAGFDLAQPSQDRISSVQAEFKLYQPLDYSKVESAQFIPSMLDAVKKNTKVGDDSFGVPFCYGTSGLIVNTKLAPEAKDYDALLDQAYDGRISYRLKRPTLIGLAFAGGADPFAKYDDPKAYKALMDEVSQKMIQSKPYVKNYWSNGDALLEMVRSGEVTVAMGWENGGWKLHAENPDIDFIAPKSGALGWIDTFTIPAKADNVEGAYKWINFMLRPENAAIFTNAERYPTASKDAGQYLIAEVRENLERSFSPADIDNINWYPPVSANIEQIEGKILDKVKAAK; encoded by the coding sequence ATGAAGAGACTTCTGACTTTCGCCTCTGTTGCGCTCATTGGCCTTGCCACCACTGCCCAGGCCCAGGACACCCTGAAGATTCTTACCTGGAAAGGATACGCCCCCCAGGAGCTGGTTGAAAAATTTGAAAAAGAGACCGGTATGAAAGTTGAGCTGACCTTCAGCAACAACGAGGAGATGATTGCCAAACTCCGCGCCACCCGCGGTGCAGGCTTTGACCTTGCCCAGCCAAGCCAGGATCGTATTTCTTCCGTACAGGCAGAGTTCAAGCTCTATCAGCCACTTGATTACAGCAAGGTGGAAAGCGCTCAGTTCATCCCCTCAATGCTCGACGCGGTTAAGAAAAACACCAAGGTCGGTGATGACTCTTTCGGTGTACCATTTTGCTACGGAACCTCCGGCCTTATCGTCAATACCAAGCTTGCTCCTGAAGCCAAAGATTACGATGCGCTGCTTGACCAGGCATATGATGGTCGCATCAGTTACCGTCTCAAGCGCCCGACCCTGATCGGACTCGCTTTCGCCGGGGGTGCAGATCCGTTTGCCAAGTATGATGATCCTAAAGCATACAAGGCATTGATGGATGAAGTTTCGCAAAAAATGATCCAGTCCAAGCCATACGTAAAGAACTACTGGTCAAACGGTGACGCCCTGCTGGAGATGGTACGTAGCGGTGAGGTAACCGTGGCCATGGGTTGGGAGAATGGTGGCTGGAAGCTGCACGCCGAGAACCCTGATATCGATTTCATCGCCCCGAAAAGCGGTGCCCTGGGTTGGATCGATACCTTCACCATTCCGGCCAAGGCCGATAACGTAGAAGGCGCCTACAAGTGGATCAACTTTATGCTGCGCCCTGAAAATGCTGCTATTTTCACCAATGCTGAGAGATACCCGACCGCCTCTAAGGATGCAGGCCAGTACCTCATAGCCGAAGTACGTGAGAACCTCGAACGTTCATTTAGCCCTGCGGATATTGACAACATCAATTGGTATCCGCCGGTCAGTGCAAACATCGAGCAGATTGAAGGTAAGATTCTTGACAAGGTGAAAGCTGCAAAATAG
- a CDS encoding SDR family NAD(P)-dependent oxidoreductase, whose amino-acid sequence MTEQKTALITGGNKGIGLVLTEKFIEAGYTVIVVARNFEDFEFADHPQVTVVPFDLSNIAGIPELIAGLPAVDILINNAGVLFSLPYDNYPQEKMEQMIKINLEAPVALIREVSKSMVEKGYGRIVNNSSIAGHIGHPDLWYGITKSGVINMTKSYAKILGGYGIVVNAVASGPVETDMLYTIPEDRRNAIKASVYTGRFAKPEEVAAAMFWLATDCPEYISGTCIDINNGAFPR is encoded by the coding sequence ATGACAGAGCAGAAAACAGCACTTATAACTGGCGGGAATAAAGGTATTGGTCTGGTACTTACAGAAAAATTCATCGAGGCGGGATATACCGTTATCGTTGTCGCCAGAAATTTCGAAGACTTCGAATTCGCCGACCATCCCCAGGTGACAGTTGTACCTTTCGATTTAAGTAACATAGCCGGTATTCCGGAGTTGATCGCCGGTCTCCCAGCGGTGGATATTCTGATCAACAATGCCGGAGTACTCTTTTCCCTGCCGTATGATAACTATCCGCAGGAGAAGATGGAGCAGATGATTAAAATTAACCTCGAGGCTCCAGTGGCTCTGATCCGTGAAGTTTCAAAATCCATGGTAGAGAAAGGATACGGGAGAATTGTCAATAACTCCTCCATCGCCGGCCACATCGGTCACCCGGATCTCTGGTATGGTATCACTAAATCTGGCGTAATCAATATGACCAAATCATATGCCAAGATTCTTGGTGGCTATGGCATCGTAGTCAATGCTGTTGCTTCGGGTCCGGTAGAGACTGATATGCTGTATACCATTCCTGAAGATCGAAGAAACGCCATAAAAGCGAGCGTTTATACAGGTAGATTTGCAAAACCTGAGGAAGTGGCAGCAGCTATGTTCTGGCTGGCAACCGATTGTCCGGAATATATCAGCGGCACCTGTATCGATATAAATAACGGTGCATTTCCAAGATAA
- a CDS encoding BMP family protein, producing MKKTPFFLCSVLFVALFCLPIGSFAEKIKVAGIYTQPIQQKWDATLHRALVALADEGEVEYVFSEKVSNTDYIRVLREYAESGVALIVGEAFGISRDVRKVAADYPEVAFLMGDTFGPSGNNLSVFDNYIHEPCYLMGMIAATMTKSNKIGMVGGYPIGEVNRLFNAFMAGARSVNPDVEFKVSFIGSWYDPPKAKEFAYAQVEAGVDVMYAERAGVVDAAREKGIVAFGNVNDMNKEENGENVVVASALWHMEPAIGHAVKLVKAGEFKAEDYREWTMMAKGGASLTPYYEFEDKLPAEIKEKVAETAAAIKAGSFVVEIDDDEPKSTF from the coding sequence ATGAAAAAGACACCGTTTTTCTTATGCAGCGTTCTGTTCGTTGCGCTGTTCTGCCTGCCAATCGGCTCATTTGCTGAAAAGATTAAGGTCGCCGGCATTTATACCCAGCCAATTCAGCAGAAATGGGATGCCACTCTGCACAGGGCGCTCGTTGCCCTCGCCGATGAGGGAGAGGTTGAATATGTTTTTTCCGAAAAGGTCTCTAACACAGACTATATTCGGGTGTTGCGCGAGTATGCAGAATCCGGGGTGGCCCTGATTGTCGGTGAAGCATTTGGTATTTCCCGCGATGTTCGCAAGGTGGCGGCCGATTATCCCGAGGTAGCTTTTCTGATGGGTGATACCTTTGGCCCTTCTGGAAATAATCTGTCGGTTTTTGATAATTACATCCATGAGCCATGCTACCTGATGGGCATGATCGCGGCTACCATGACCAAGAGCAACAAGATTGGCATGGTCGGCGGATATCCAATCGGGGAGGTTAACCGCCTGTTCAACGCTTTTATGGCCGGAGCACGTTCTGTAAATCCCGATGTGGAGTTCAAGGTTTCGTTTATCGGCTCCTGGTATGATCCGCCCAAGGCCAAGGAGTTTGCCTACGCGCAGGTTGAAGCCGGTGTTGATGTCATGTACGCCGAGCGTGCCGGTGTTGTTGATGCGGCAAGGGAAAAGGGCATTGTGGCATTTGGAAATGTGAATGACATGAACAAGGAAGAAAACGGCGAAAACGTTGTGGTTGCCTCCGCCCTGTGGCATATGGAGCCGGCAATCGGGCACGCTGTCAAACTGGTGAAAGCCGGTGAGTTCAAGGCTGAGGATTACAGGGAGTGGACCATGATGGCCAAAGGTGGTGCGTCCCTTACTCCATACTATGAATTTGAGGACAAACTGCCTGCAGAGATCAAGGAGAAGGTTGCTGAAACCGCTGCTGCGATCAAGGCTGGTTCTTTTGTTGTTGAAATTGACGATGATGAGCCGAAATCGACCTTCTAA
- a CDS encoding ABC transporter ATP-binding protein, with amino-acid sequence MDGNKPLLRLQGITKTFGPLVANDSIDLKLDRGEILALLGENGAGKTTLMNILFGHYVADQGNIEIDGLPLPPGSPKESLEAKLGMVHQHFTLADNMTVLDNIMLGTEPLFSFRRKDSEAKAKIKKLSDQYEIDVNPNTLVNRLSVGQRQRVEILKALYRDTRILILDEPTAVLTPQESAHLFATLKLLVAEGLSIIFITHKLREVMAVSDRCLVLRHGKVIHQCKTAETSADKLAREMVGGELPTVERKIASPGEPRLELANININSNDGHQLLRELSLTVYSGEIVGIAGVSGNGQGHLADLVSGLLIPSSGKMLLDGEVVRSPSPLTMLRQGVGRIPEDRTSTGVIGDMTVVENVALEKYWKSEFSSFGILNGAALANHTDELISTYDVRCGGQDANARTMSGGNMQKLILARALSEKPKVIIANQPTWGLDVGATAFVHRQLIEASRDGAGVIIISEDLDELFTVADVIQVMYQGSLSPPIDPGQTSAAELGLAMSGHRDVLHSKQLREEQS; translated from the coding sequence ATGGACGGGAATAAACCGCTTCTCAGGCTTCAAGGTATTACCAAAACCTTCGGTCCGCTGGTCGCTAATGACTCCATAGACCTGAAACTGGACAGAGGAGAGATTCTGGCCCTGCTCGGTGAGAACGGGGCCGGCAAGACCACACTTATGAATATCCTTTTCGGCCATTATGTTGCCGATCAGGGGAACATTGAAATCGACGGCTTGCCCTTGCCGCCGGGTTCACCGAAAGAGTCGCTGGAAGCAAAACTGGGCATGGTTCATCAGCATTTTACCCTCGCGGACAATATGACTGTCCTCGACAATATTATGCTGGGGACCGAGCCGCTTTTTTCGTTTCGTCGTAAAGACAGTGAAGCGAAGGCGAAAATAAAAAAATTGTCAGATCAGTATGAGATCGATGTCAATCCGAACACATTGGTCAACAGGCTCTCTGTTGGCCAAAGACAAAGGGTTGAGATACTCAAGGCACTGTATCGGGATACCAGAATTCTCATCCTGGATGAGCCAACGGCAGTTCTGACTCCCCAGGAGAGCGCTCATCTCTTTGCCACCCTTAAACTTCTGGTTGCAGAAGGATTGTCTATCATTTTCATCACCCATAAGCTGCGTGAGGTAATGGCTGTCAGTGATCGTTGTCTGGTGCTCAGGCACGGCAAGGTTATTCACCAGTGCAAAACCGCCGAAACTTCTGCCGATAAGCTGGCAAGAGAAATGGTTGGCGGTGAATTGCCGACGGTTGAGCGCAAGATAGCGTCACCGGGAGAACCACGTCTTGAACTGGCGAATATCAATATCAACAGTAACGACGGACATCAGCTGCTCAGAGAGCTGTCTCTGACTGTTTATAGCGGTGAGATCGTCGGTATTGCCGGAGTTTCCGGTAACGGTCAGGGGCATCTGGCCGATCTTGTCTCCGGTTTGCTTATCCCTTCTTCAGGCAAAATGCTTCTCGATGGCGAGGTAGTACGTTCGCCTTCTCCGCTCACTATGTTGCGGCAGGGGGTGGGAAGAATACCTGAGGACAGAACTTCGACAGGAGTGATAGGTGATATGACGGTGGTGGAAAATGTTGCCCTGGAAAAGTATTGGAAGTCGGAGTTCAGTAGCTTCGGGATACTCAACGGGGCAGCTCTCGCCAATCACACCGATGAACTGATTTCGACCTACGACGTACGCTGTGGCGGGCAGGATGCCAATGCCCGCACCATGTCTGGCGGAAATATGCAAAAACTCATACTCGCGAGGGCATTGTCTGAAAAGCCCAAAGTCATCATCGCCAACCAGCCGACCTGGGGCCTTGATGTCGGGGCTACGGCCTTTGTTCATCGTCAGCTGATCGAGGCGAGCAGGGATGGTGCCGGAGTAATTATCATCTCAGAAGATCTCGATGAACTTTTCACAGTGGCCGATGTCATTCAGGTAATGTATCAGGGTAGCCTGTCGCCACCTATAGATCCGGGCCAGACTTCTGCTGCAGAGCTGGGGCTTGCCATGAGCGGCCATCGGGATGTGCTTCATTCGAAGCAACTGAGGGAGGAGCAGTCATGA
- a CDS encoding ABC transporter permease has protein sequence MRLEPRENSTLLLKALVPVSAACIALFCCSLLILWAGASPVDATILLVKGAVGSRFAISETLTRAIPLIFTGLAASVAFRAKLWNIGAEGQLYAGACVATWLGTGMIDLPAGLMIPFLFLAGALAGGLLLLGPTILKTKFGVDEVVTTLLLNFIALLFVNWLVFGPWKDPMAMGWPQAAPVVDSAILGHMIPKTRLHWGLAIAVATAVFVWLLMRFTTWGYEIRAVGYNPKASNFVGIPVNSTIIRTALISGGIAGFAGVSELCGLRGYLTLDLSPGFGYSGIVVAMLAALHPLGVLLSSLFIAVLSIGADSMSRSLNISNYIADVATAVSLLAVLFSMMLTRYRIRWR, from the coding sequence ATGAGACTCGAACCTCGAGAAAACTCAACCCTGTTGCTCAAAGCCCTGGTACCGGTCAGCGCCGCCTGTATCGCCCTGTTTTGCTGCTCACTGCTCATTCTCTGGGCCGGAGCATCACCTGTTGATGCAACCATTTTGCTGGTAAAAGGCGCGGTTGGCTCACGGTTTGCCATCTCAGAGACACTGACCAGGGCTATTCCACTGATTTTTACCGGCCTTGCCGCCTCGGTGGCTTTCAGGGCCAAACTGTGGAATATCGGCGCCGAAGGCCAACTCTACGCTGGTGCCTGCGTTGCCACCTGGCTCGGTACCGGCATGATTGATCTCCCTGCCGGGTTGATGATTCCCTTTCTTTTTCTGGCCGGGGCGTTAGCTGGTGGTCTGCTTCTGCTTGGGCCAACGATTCTGAAAACGAAATTTGGCGTTGATGAGGTTGTGACTACGTTGCTGCTCAACTTTATCGCGCTGCTCTTTGTCAACTGGCTGGTGTTCGGCCCCTGGAAAGATCCGATGGCCATGGGCTGGCCCCAGGCTGCACCAGTGGTCGATTCAGCGATACTTGGCCATATGATTCCCAAGACCAGACTCCACTGGGGGCTGGCTATTGCCGTGGCCACTGCCGTATTTGTCTGGCTGCTGATGCGCTTCACCACCTGGGGCTATGAAATCAGGGCGGTGGGGTATAACCCGAAGGCGAGCAATTTTGTGGGTATCCCGGTAAACAGCACAATTATACGTACCGCTCTCATCTCCGGAGGCATCGCCGGTTTTGCCGGTGTTTCAGAGCTTTGCGGGCTCAGGGGCTACCTTACCCTGGATCTCTCTCCGGGATTCGGCTATTCGGGTATCGTGGTTGCCATGCTTGCAGCCCTGCATCCCCTTGGCGTTCTACTCTCCTCGCTCTTTATTGCCGTGCTCTCCATCGGTGCCGACTCCATGAGCAGGTCGTTGAATATTTCTAATTACATTGCTGATGTGGCTACTGCAGTCTCATTGCTCGCGGTACTCTTCAGCATGATGCTCACCAGATATCGTATCAGGTGGAGGTAG
- a CDS encoding ABC transporter permease, protein MEILQFLFEVGFWAATVRMATPLIFGTIGELICERAGVLNLGIEGIMAAGCMTGWTWVYFGGDLWTGVLVAAAVGALFGLLHALFTVYLGLSQHVTGLGITMLATALSSFVFRMLLPDVTTPPKIIPFQPLQIPVLSDIPFLGEVLFTQSPMTLLALLSVVAVAYFLKKTPAGLALCMTGENPMAVESQGLSVFAIRTAAVMVGSAFMAIGGAFLTMSAFDAFYIGMVNGRGWICIALVVFASWNPGKALVGTIIFAAFDALQMRVQQQSGMVIPYQFYLMMPYVVSIIALIIMSRRSAYPKALLVPFRKGER, encoded by the coding sequence ATGGAGATCCTACAATTCCTCTTTGAAGTCGGTTTTTGGGCTGCGACTGTGCGTATGGCAACTCCGTTGATATTCGGTACTATCGGTGAGCTTATCTGTGAACGTGCCGGTGTTCTCAATCTCGGGATTGAAGGCATTATGGCTGCAGGCTGTATGACCGGCTGGACCTGGGTGTATTTCGGTGGAGACTTATGGACCGGGGTGCTGGTGGCAGCTGCGGTAGGAGCTTTGTTTGGGCTTTTGCATGCACTGTTTACCGTGTATCTGGGGCTGTCACAGCACGTGACCGGGCTGGGGATAACCATGCTTGCCACGGCCCTCTCATCGTTCGTGTTCAGGATGCTGCTGCCCGATGTCACGACGCCCCCGAAGATTATCCCGTTTCAGCCTCTGCAGATACCTGTACTGAGCGATATTCCATTTCTGGGGGAGGTACTGTTTACTCAATCACCGATGACCTTGCTGGCCCTGCTATCAGTTGTGGCAGTGGCCTATTTTTTGAAGAAGACACCGGCGGGGCTTGCTCTATGCATGACCGGCGAGAACCCGATGGCAGTAGAATCCCAGGGGCTTTCAGTATTCGCCATCCGTACCGCAGCGGTGATGGTTGGCAGCGCCTTCATGGCCATTGGCGGCGCGTTTCTCACCATGTCCGCCTTTGATGCCTTCTATATTGGCATGGTCAACGGCAGGGGCTGGATCTGTATCGCTCTGGTTGTTTTCGCTTCATGGAATCCGGGTAAAGCGCTGGTGGGCACAATAATATTTGCAGCCTTTGACGCATTGCAGATGAGGGTCCAGCAGCAATCCGGCATGGTTATTCCCTATCAGTTCTACCTGATGATGCCCTATGTGGTGTCCATTATAGCTCTTATTATTATGTCCAGAAGATCTGCGTATCCCAAAGCACTGTTGGTACCTTTCAGAAAAGGCGAACGTTAA
- a CDS encoding cytosine deaminase, translating to MFDYLVRNAMLPGSTSPVDIAIDEGRFVAIESVITGDAHNELDVQGCLVTPPFVDCHFHLDAALSLGVPRYNQSGTLLEGIQIWSELKPDLTAEAVKERALKLLQWSIAKGTLAIRTHVDVTDPSLLAVDVLLEVREEMKEWVDIQLVAFPQDGVLRTEGGKDLLLRALDKGVDVVGGIPHFERTMSKGSESISWLLSIAESRGLLVDMHCDETDDPMSRHIEHLTFETERLGLGGRVAASHLTSMHSMDNYYVSKLLPLMAEAGIQAICNPLINIHLQGRHDNYPKRRGLTRVPELLEAGVNVAFGHDCVMDPWYPMGSHDMLEVAHMGAHCLQMMGASQAHTLVEMVTSRSAGVLNLDGYGISVGNQADFVVLQAVNEMEALRLKPARLFVFRKGQIIASTPHVESTLHLDGVRSKVSFQQGDPG from the coding sequence ATGTTTGACTATCTCGTAAGAAATGCAATGTTACCGGGCAGCACAAGTCCTGTGGATATCGCGATTGATGAAGGTCGATTTGTGGCCATAGAGAGTGTTATTACCGGTGATGCGCATAATGAACTGGACGTGCAGGGATGTTTGGTAACCCCGCCATTTGTTGATTGTCATTTTCATCTGGATGCTGCTCTCTCACTTGGCGTACCGCGATATAACCAGAGTGGCACCTTACTGGAGGGTATTCAGATCTGGAGTGAGCTGAAGCCTGACCTTACTGCCGAGGCGGTTAAGGAGCGGGCACTGAAGTTGCTTCAGTGGTCAATCGCCAAAGGGACACTGGCTATCCGAACCCATGTGGACGTAACCGATCCATCTCTGCTGGCAGTTGATGTGTTGCTTGAAGTTCGGGAAGAGATGAAAGAGTGGGTCGATATCCAGCTTGTTGCCTTTCCCCAGGATGGGGTACTCCGTACCGAAGGTGGTAAGGATTTGTTGCTGAGAGCGCTGGATAAAGGGGTGGATGTCGTTGGTGGTATACCCCATTTTGAGCGGACCATGTCCAAGGGCAGTGAGTCGATCAGCTGGCTTCTTTCCATTGCCGAGTCCCGTGGCCTGCTAGTGGACATGCACTGTGACGAAACCGATGATCCCATGTCGAGACATATCGAGCATCTCACTTTTGAAACGGAGCGCCTTGGGCTTGGTGGGCGGGTTGCCGCTTCCCATCTGACCAGCATGCATTCCATGGATAATTATTATGTCTCCAAGCTGTTGCCGCTTATGGCAGAAGCTGGTATCCAGGCGATCTGCAACCCGTTGATCAACATCCATCTGCAGGGTCGACATGATAATTATCCGAAGCGGCGAGGTTTAACCAGGGTTCCCGAACTGCTTGAAGCAGGGGTTAATGTTGCCTTTGGGCATGATTGTGTCATGGATCCATGGTATCCGATGGGGAGCCATGACATGCTTGAGGTTGCCCACATGGGTGCCCATTGCCTGCAGATGATGGGCGCCTCCCAGGCACATACGCTTGTTGAAATGGTTACTTCACGAAGCGCCGGAGTTCTCAATCTTGACGGCTATGGTATTTCCGTGGGCAATCAGGCGGACTTTGTGGTCTTGCAGGCTGTAAACGAAATGGAAGCACTACGCTTGAAACCCGCCAGGCTCTTTGTGTTTCGCAAAGGGCAAATCATCGCCTCAACACCGCATGTCGAGAGCACACTCCATCTGGACGGAGTGCGGTCTAAGGTATCTTTTCAACAAGGAGATCCTGGCTGA
- a CDS encoding RDD family protein, producing MQREICGFWRRAASFFIDILILGLFGILLGLFFSQQFVVLGGWGRIVGFAIAALYFGVLNSRILNGQTVGKKIFGIQVVDENGQLIDIWKSLIRYSIIGVPFFLNGAQISANVLHSVWLYLVAFLVFGVGLSIVYLLVFNRNTRQSLHDFLVGTYVIKIRNAEMSTLKRVWRFHYGVCATLLVTSLCIPILVKHLSQTEFFAELLDVQERVQSLPTVAHASISDGKTTFRPVDGDATLTTYIKCDALLSIDETANEVLAAEIADAILATHTKSSERNVIHVALIYGYDIGISSFWRSNSYSFSPAQWKERIKNTSEYH from the coding sequence ATGCAAAGAGAAATATGCGGTTTCTGGAGGCGGGCGGCATCGTTTTTTATTGATATTCTGATATTGGGTCTATTCGGAATACTGCTGGGGCTATTCTTTTCACAGCAGTTTGTTGTTCTTGGAGGTTGGGGAAGGATTGTTGGTTTTGCAATTGCTGCGTTGTATTTTGGGGTATTGAATAGTCGGATTTTGAATGGGCAGACAGTAGGTAAAAAGATCTTTGGGATTCAGGTCGTTGATGAAAATGGCCAACTCATAGACATCTGGAAGAGCCTGATACGATATTCCATAATTGGTGTGCCATTTTTTCTCAATGGTGCACAGATTTCAGCCAATGTCTTGCACTCTGTATGGCTTTACCTGGTTGCTTTTCTGGTGTTCGGGGTTGGCCTCTCGATAGTATATTTACTGGTATTTAACCGGAACACCCGTCAGTCATTGCATGACTTTCTGGTAGGGACGTATGTCATAAAAATCAGAAATGCTGAGATGAGCACGCTGAAAAGAGTATGGCGCTTTCACTACGGTGTATGCGCTACTCTTCTCGTGACGTCATTATGTATTCCCATTCTGGTAAAGCATCTATCGCAGACAGAATTTTTTGCAGAATTACTTGATGTGCAAGAGAGAGTTCAGAGTCTACCAACAGTGGCGCACGCTTCAATAAGCGATGGCAAGACGACGTTTAGGCCTGTTGATGGCGATGCGACTTTAACCACGTATATAAAATGTGATGCCCTGTTATCTATAGATGAAACGGCTAATGAGGTTTTAGCTGCTGAAATTGCCGATGCTATTTTGGCCACACATACTAAATCCAGTGAGCGAAATGTGATACATGTGGCATTGATTTATGGGTATGATATTGGGATTTCTTCTTTCTGGAGGAGTAATAGCTATAGTTTCAGCCCCGCTCAATGGAAAGAGAGAATAAAAAATACTTCTGAGTACCACTAA